The following proteins are co-located in the Brachybacterium sacelli genome:
- a CDS encoding GNAT family N-acetyltransferase produces the protein MTTPQSTDLRVRPARSADVPEIVDLVQAAYRGEGGWTTEAHLVAGARTHDEEVRGMLADEAVTLLVAELDETVGAPGPVARVVGCCYTRREAPDAEGLVRAELGLFAVHPTAQSRGLGRKLLTAQTELLAEDGVDVLMIQVLQSRPELHAWYERHGFVRTGIALPFPGDPDRLAVAGLGMDVMERSLRR, from the coding sequence ATGACGACCCCGCAGAGCACCGACCTCCGAGTCCGCCCTGCCCGGAGCGCCGACGTCCCCGAGATCGTTGACCTGGTGCAGGCGGCCTACCGCGGCGAGGGCGGCTGGACGACGGAGGCCCACCTCGTGGCCGGTGCGCGCACGCACGACGAAGAGGTCCGCGGCATGCTGGCCGACGAAGCGGTGACCCTGCTGGTCGCCGAGCTCGACGAGACCGTCGGCGCCCCCGGACCCGTCGCCCGCGTCGTCGGCTGCTGCTACACGCGGCGGGAGGCACCGGATGCCGAGGGCCTCGTGCGGGCCGAGCTCGGCCTGTTCGCCGTCCACCCCACGGCCCAGTCCCGCGGGCTCGGCAGGAAGCTGCTCACCGCGCAGACGGAGCTGCTGGCCGAGGACGGGGTCGACGTGCTCATGATCCAGGTGCTCCAGTCCCGCCCGGAACTGCACGCCTGGTACGAACGGCACGGCTTCGTCCGCACCGGCATCGCGCTCCCGTTCCCCGGCGATCCCGATCGTCTGGCGGTGGCGGGTCTCGGGATGGACGTCATGGAGCGGTCGCTGCGACGCTGA
- a CDS encoding aldo/keto reductase has protein sequence MSVDTYLPSLSRYEGTPYRRVGRSGLLLPPISLGLWQNFGEDCDPQSLRAIVRRAFDLGITHFDLANNYGPPPGSAEAHVGRILEQDFRHLRDQLVISTKAGHRMGPGPYGDGGSRKYLLTSLDQSLHRLGLGHVDIFYHHREDPDTPLEETMGALDQAVRSGKALYAGISNYSPERTVQAAEILADLGTPLLIHQPSYSMFNRHVEHGLLGVADDLGLGLAVFSPLQQGLLTNKYASGVPTGSRASNTGGSLTARQVHDATYQERMRGLSDIAHERGQSLAQLALAWTLRHPAVATALVGASTVRQLEQNVLTVENLGFTAEELVRIDEFAIDGTAR, from the coding sequence ATGAGCGTCGACACCTACCTCCCGTCCCTTTCCCGCTATGAGGGCACCCCCTACCGGCGGGTGGGCCGCTCCGGTCTGCTGCTGCCGCCGATCTCGCTGGGCCTGTGGCAGAACTTCGGCGAGGACTGCGATCCGCAGTCGCTGCGCGCCATCGTCCGCCGCGCCTTCGACCTCGGCATCACCCACTTCGACCTCGCCAACAACTACGGGCCGCCGCCGGGCAGCGCGGAGGCGCACGTCGGCCGGATCCTCGAACAGGACTTCCGCCATCTGCGCGACCAGCTCGTCATCTCCACCAAGGCCGGACACCGCATGGGCCCCGGCCCGTACGGCGACGGCGGCTCCCGGAAGTACCTGCTGACCTCCCTGGACCAGTCGCTGCATCGCCTGGGGCTGGGACACGTCGACATCTTCTATCACCACCGCGAGGACCCGGACACGCCGCTCGAGGAGACGATGGGGGCGCTCGACCAGGCCGTGCGCAGCGGCAAGGCCCTGTACGCCGGGATCTCGAACTACTCGCCCGAACGGACCGTGCAGGCCGCCGAGATCCTCGCCGATCTGGGCACGCCGCTGCTGATCCACCAGCCCTCCTACTCGATGTTCAACCGACACGTCGAGCACGGACTGCTGGGGGTCGCGGACGACCTCGGCCTCGGGCTGGCCGTCTTCTCCCCGCTGCAGCAGGGCCTGCTGACGAACAAGTACGCCTCGGGGGTGCCCACGGGGTCACGGGCCAGCAACACGGGAGGGAGCCTCACCGCGCGGCAGGTCCACGATGCCACCTACCAGGAGCGCATGCGCGGCCTCAGCGACATCGCCCATGAGCGCGGGCAGAGCCTCGCCCAGCTCGCCCTCGCCTGGACCCTGCGTCACCCCGCGGTCGCGACCGCCCTGGTCGGGGCGTCCACGGTGCGCCAGCTCGAGCAGAACGTCCTCACCGTCGAGAACCTCGGCTTCACCGCCGAGGAGCTCGTCCGCATCGACGAGTTCGCGATCGACGGCACCGCCCGTTGA
- a CDS encoding App1 family protein encodes MSIARRVSARVPSPRTVLRTVGARSDQGRPHWAARLEDVKNSTVGRALRRMHWELRLQPFHGYGSSTRVRVLAKVLHSSPDTPADFHDQPVHDMRTMAVRGWRNFAGQVAPYSTVHVLLGDQEFIVRADRGGIVDAELDIDLPAGDHQAVLWTVPGNEVTADITVFPSDAAVGLVSDIDDTVMVTWLPRPLLAFWNAFVVHQSSRQVVPGMPMLYQRLARQHPGMPVMYLSTGAWNVFPVLKRFLYKNGYPDGALLLTDWGPTNTGFFRSGRAHKERALRRLVADFPGMRWVLVGDDGQHDPAIYADFASELPDHVEAILIRQLTESEQLLAHGTLRPLDQGHRGSHAPPRAMAAPDGHGLLAELERTGVIS; translated from the coding sequence GTGTCGATCGCGCGTCGCGTCAGCGCCCGCGTCCCCTCGCCCCGCACCGTGCTGCGCACGGTCGGGGCGCGGTCGGATCAGGGGCGCCCCCACTGGGCCGCCCGGCTCGAGGACGTCAAGAACTCCACCGTCGGCCGTGCGCTGCGCCGGATGCACTGGGAGCTGCGGCTGCAGCCGTTCCACGGATACGGCTCCTCGACCCGGGTGCGGGTGCTGGCCAAGGTCCTCCACTCCTCGCCCGACACCCCAGCGGACTTCCACGACCAGCCGGTCCACGACATGCGCACGATGGCGGTGCGGGGCTGGCGGAACTTCGCCGGTCAGGTGGCCCCGTACAGCACGGTGCACGTGCTCCTGGGTGACCAGGAGTTCATCGTGCGTGCCGATCGCGGCGGCATCGTCGACGCCGAGCTCGACATCGACCTGCCCGCCGGCGACCACCAGGCCGTGCTGTGGACCGTCCCCGGCAACGAGGTCACCGCCGATATCACGGTCTTCCCCTCCGACGCGGCCGTCGGACTGGTCAGCGACATCGACGACACCGTGATGGTGACCTGGCTGCCCCGGCCGCTGCTGGCCTTCTGGAACGCCTTCGTGGTCCACCAGTCCTCCCGTCAGGTCGTGCCGGGCATGCCGATGCTCTACCAGCGCCTGGCCCGCCAGCACCCCGGGATGCCGGTGATGTACCTGTCCACGGGCGCATGGAACGTGTTCCCCGTGCTCAAGCGCTTCCTGTACAAGAACGGCTATCCCGATGGGGCCCTGCTGCTGACCGACTGGGGGCCCACCAACACGGGGTTCTTCCGCTCCGGACGCGCGCACAAGGAGCGGGCGCTGCGCCGGCTCGTCGCGGACTTCCCGGGGATGCGATGGGTCCTGGTCGGCGACGACGGCCAGCACGACCCGGCGATCTACGCGGACTTCGCCTCCGAACTGCCGGACCATGTCGAGGCCATCCTCATCCGGCAGCTGACCGAGTCCGAGCAGCTGCTCGCCCACGGCACACTGCGACCCCTCGACCAGGGGCACCGCGGGAGCCACGCTCCGCCGAGGGCCATGGCGGCGCCCGACGGGCACGGGCTGCTCGCCGAGCTGGAACGCACAGGAGTGATCTCATGA
- a CDS encoding GNAT family N-acetyltransferase, translated as MAEIIRAQDDDWSLVREIRLRSLSTDPEAFGQSWEKESTYEEKVWKKRVREAAWFLAIDSGQPVAVVAVRHEADSPANERELQAMWVLPSSRKARLGQRLAEAVLEWSKEDGADTVTLYVGPTNTAARAAYESLGFTDTGERWEVIEDDPDGAWLKMSRGL; from the coding sequence ATGGCCGAAATCATCCGTGCCCAGGACGACGACTGGTCGCTCGTGCGCGAGATCCGTCTCCGCTCTCTCAGCACCGACCCCGAGGCCTTCGGCCAGAGCTGGGAGAAGGAGTCGACCTACGAGGAGAAGGTCTGGAAGAAGCGCGTCCGCGAAGCGGCATGGTTCCTCGCGATCGACTCCGGTCAGCCCGTGGCCGTCGTCGCCGTCCGCCACGAGGCCGACTCCCCCGCCAACGAGCGTGAGCTGCAGGCGATGTGGGTGCTGCCGAGCTCTCGCAAGGCCCGGCTCGGCCAGCGCCTGGCCGAAGCGGTCCTCGAGTGGTCGAAGGAGGACGGTGCCGACACGGTCACGCTCTACGTCGGCCCCACCAACACGGCCGCCCGCGCCGCCTACGAGAGTCTCGGCTTCACCGACACCGGAGAGCGCTGGGAGGTCATCGAGGACGACCCCGACGGTGCCTGGCTGAAGATGTCCCGGGGCCTCTGA